In the genome of Paenarthrobacter ilicis, the window TGGCAGGGGATGGACTCGGTGGGAGCGGGCCATTTCCTGGGATATTCCAGCGTAGTTACGCTGTCCAAGACATTCTGGGGCGATCTCCAAGCGCGCACCTCGAGTCGCAATGGCTACTTTGAAGAATACGGCCTCCCCGGAAGCTACGCCGGAACCATTGGCTGGGGATGGGACTCCATAACGCGCTTCGGCATGGCCGGCGACTTTAACGGAGACGGAGATTCCGACGTTTACGGTATTGACCGCAGCGGACGACTCACCATGTATTTGGGTGACACGTCAGGTTTCCGGGACCGGGGAATCGCCGGTTTCCGTTGGAAAGGCACTCCCACTGTCGGTTGGGGCTGGGGTGGCCTGACAGCAGTGTTCTAGACCGCAATCTTCCAGAGTTTGATCCTAGCTTCTCACCAGGAGACCCAATTATGGCCAACTATTCAGCGCGCTTCCGGACACGCCACCTGCGCATCCTGGCATTGATCCTGACTGTCATGCTTGCCGGTCTCCTGCAGCACAGCACGGCGGCTGAGGCATCAACGTCGGAAACGCAATCGGCCGCCGTTAAGGCTTACGTTTGGCCGCCTGACCCTGCCTTTTTGAAGCTCGCGGCAGCAACCACGGCCCCACTACCTGTGTCCGGCGAGATGCGCGTGAACTTCACGGTAGCCCGTCCGGCCACTCGTCTTACCATCGTGATGGTCGACCCATCACAAGCTACCGAGATATTCCTGCATTGGAGAATGCCCGCCGACGGCGAACCACAGGAGTCCGGATCCGTAGTGCGGACTGTCAACGAGAATGACGCAGCAGGGAAATACACACTCCGGCAAGCCGCCGTTGACTTCGCAGACGGCTCAAACACCACCATAAAGCCCAGAAAATACGGAGGGGATAAATCGGCGACCGATGACTTCCCAAAGGCGGCTTTCGAGGTCAACAACCCGGCTGTGCGACTCCAGCAGAATGTCAATCTGGCCCCCGCCTTCGTTGAGGGGGTACCTGAAACCGGTATCTGGGCGCGAGCCAATCTTGGCAAATGGCAAGGCAGCGTGTCCCATGCTGACTATCAGTGGATGCGCAACGGAGTGGATCACGAAAGAAAGACATACGATTACGACTTTTCTTCGTTTGATGTTGGTTCAGTGGTTTCCTTCAGGGCTGTAATCTATGCTCCCGGGTACCTGCCCACGGAAACTGTTTCAAAAGCGGCAGGACCCATCATTGAGCCACGACGCCCGAAAGTATTGGGCGAAGGAGCAGTTGGTTCCATCCTCCGCACTGACTTCAGCCTCGCCGAAGTTCCTGTCCCGTCCGGGGCGAAACCAGTGGTCACTTACCGCTGGGTGGGACCTCCTTACGCGGAGCGCCCGGGGGGAGCAACTTACCGCCCAACCCCGCAGGACCAAGCGCACAACTACCCAAACCACTATGTGGCCGCCGAGGTCACCGTTTCCTCGGGGTGGGACACCCTGCGGCTTGTAACCAGCCAATGGAAGGAAAACATCAAGGACTCCCACTGGTCCAGTGGTTTCGATGGCGATGGAACAACGGATGTTTTGGCCCGCGACCAGTCCGGCCTTCTCAGCATGTATCCCACATCGACTCAGGGCGGATGGCTGGCACCACGCGTGATCGGACAGGGATGGTCCGGGATGACATCCATCATCAAGACGGGCGATCTTGATCGCGACGGCAGGAACGATGTGGTGGCCAGGGATGCGGCGGGACGTTTGTTCCTCTATCCGGGTAACGGCCTGGGTGGCTGGCTCCAGCAGCGGCAAATCGGTACTGGATGGAACGTCTTCAACACTATTTTTGCCGCAACCAGCACCAACGGCGACGGTGGTCACAGCGGCATCTATGGCCGCGACGCCAACGGTACTCTTTGGTACTTCGCCAGCTACAGCGGAGGCGGCCTGGCCTACGCTGGATACCCGGTGGGAACCGGGTGGAACATGTTCAACACGGTCTTCCCTGCCGGTGACTTCAACGGCGACGGCGTGGAAGATCTGATGGGGCGGACTCCCTCCGGGCTGCTCTACAGCTACCGGCTGAACGGCTCCAGCATCGATCAAACCCAAGTCATCGGAAATGGGTGGCAGGTGATGGCCAGAATCGGAGCCGCTGGCGATTTCAACGCCGACGGACATCAGGATATTTATGGCATCGACTACTCGGGCCGGATGCATATGTACTACGGCAATGGGGCTGGAGGGTGGAAAGGGTCCGCGATAGTCGGCTGGGGCTGGGGTGGCTTCACGGCCGTCTTCTAGGACTAGGCAACGCTCTTGATCTTCACCACAAAGACTGCTCCCAGAAGCCCAATCACTGCGGCGGCTATGTACAGGGAGACGTAGCCGCCCCAGAGGCTGACGAAGGGAAGGGCGATCAGGGGCGCCACCACTTGGGGCAGCGAATTTGCAATGTTGATGACACCGAGGTCCCTGCCGCGGTCGATCGCGGTGGGCAGCACCTGCGTGATCAGGGCGAAGTCCACCGCGAGGTACGCTCCGAAGCCGATCCCCAGCACCACGGCTCCCAGCAACCCACCCACCCAGGTGGGTGAAAAGGCCAGGATCAGTGAAGCCAACGCAATGACCACCGAGGACGCAATGACCAGGGGCTTCCTTTTGCCCATCCGGTCACTCAGCCGGCCGCCCACAACGCTGGTGATAACCACCGTGACGGCGTACAGGCCGGTCAGGACAAGCACTCCGAATTCGGGGTCGATGCCCTCGGTTTCCTTCAGCCGCACCGCGTCGGTCAGGAAGAAGAGCAGGTACAGGGTAATCATGTGATTTCCGGTGCTGACCAGGAACCTGGTGAGCCATGCCCAGGCGAAATCAGGGTAGCGCTTGGGGGAAATCCAAAAACCCTTGAGGAATGCAGCCAAGGCGAAGGCCGGACGGCGCCCTGCCGGAAGCGGTTGGTCATCGCCTTTGAAAAGATAAAGCACGACGCCGGCCAGCAACGCAGCGGCGCACACCCAGTAACCGGCGGCATAGTCGCCGGCAACAACGGCAGCGATCACGGCTCCAGCCAGGATGCCGACTGTTTGTCCCATGGCCGCCAAGCCGCCGACAGTACCGCGCTGGGGAACAGGAACCCGGTCCGGGACAGCCGCAGTGATGGCTGCGTACATGGCATTGGCCCCTGCCTGCACCAAGCACCACAGCAACGCCATGACAGCCACGTTGGGAGCGCCCGCGAGGGCCACCAAGGCAACTGCGCCCAGAACCGCTCCCATGAGGACCCAGGGGATCCGGCGGCCGAACCGCGAGGTGGTGCGGTCGCTGAACGCACCGAACAGGGGGTTTGCCACCATTGACACCGCAGCACCACAGCCTGTGACCAACGCGAGTATGGCCTCTTTTTGCCCTTCGTCGAAGTGGGCGGCCTGCTGCCCCAGAAGTACCTGAAGAGGGGCGAAGAACGCTGCATTGATGCCCAGGTTGACCAGCACAACGCCCGTAACCCACAGGGGCCGGACCCTGTCAACGGGTTCGGCGAGCGCGGTAGTGTTTCCGCCACGGATGGCAGCGGGATCCGGTACCGGGCCCGGAAGGTCGGACAGGCTCATGGCTAGGTTTCCCCCTTGAATCAAATGATGGACCCAGCCTAGCGCGGTGCAGAGGCACCGGGCCGCCGCATCAACGTTTATGCACATACGGGAATTCCCGCCCCCTCGCCGATGATCCAACCGCTAGTCTGGGCTCAACCCAGCAAGGAGAATCATGGCCACTGAGCAGCAGAACACCGCCGATCTTTATGATGAGCGCGGGGACGAACTCGCATCCATTTCCATCCAGTTCCAGGACCTGGGTGGAAACACCCACTTCAGCGGACCTGCCCGCACTGTCCGGTGTTTTCAGGACAACGCCTTGGTGAAGTCCATCCTCAACTCTCCCGGCGAGGGTGCTGTCCTAGTGGTCGATGGGCATGCCTCCCTGCACACCGCGTTGATGGGGGACATGATCGCGGAAAGCGCCGTGGCCAATGGCTGGGCCGGAGTGGTCATCAACGGAGCCATCCGGGACCGTGAAGCGATCGCCCGCCTGCCGTTGGGCGTCAAGGCCCTGGGGAGCAACCCGCGGAAGAGTTCCAAGGCGGGGACGGGTGAGGTTGACGTTGATGTCATCCTCGATTCCGTCCGCATCCGGCCGGGCGTGATGATCTACTGCGACCTGGACGGAATTCTGGTGGAGCACTGAGCTTTCGGGCAGCGTAGCGAAGGCTGGAGCTGAAGAAATATTCTTCCGCCGGGAATCAAACGGACCGTATGATAGTTACTGAAAGCAACTATCCTGCTTAATTCCACTTTTCTGTTACCTCTGGAGAAGATATGTCCGAAACCAAGCCCGTCAGGGCCGCCGGCGAGGTCTTGACTCATCGTCAGACACTCACCGTCATGGTGGGACTCATGCTCGGCATGTTCCTGTCCTCCCTGGACCAGACCATCGTGTCCACGTCCATCTACACCATCGCCAATGACCTGGACGGCTTGTCACTCCAGGCATGGGCTACCACGGCGTATCTGATCACGTCCACCGTCAGCACCCCGTTGTACGGCAAGCTCAGTGACATCTTCGGCCGGCGTCCGCTGTACCTCACCGCGATCGTCATCTTCCTGGCAGGCTCGCTGTATGCCGGCTCGGTTCACTCCATGACCGAGCTGGCCATTGCCCGTGGCATCCAGGGTCTGGGCGCCGGCGGCTTGCTGGCGCTGGCACTCACCATCATCGGCGACATCGTTGCGTTGAAGGACAGGGCCAAGTACCAGGGCTACTTCATGTCGGTGTTCGGCATCTCCTCTGTCCTGGGTCCGGTAATCGGAGGAGCTTTTGCCGGTGCATCCAACATCCTGGGCTTCGATGGCTGGCGTTGGGTCTTCTTTATCAACCTGCCCATTGGAATCGCCGCCTTGGTGGTGGTGTTCCTTTACCTGCATTTGCCGGTGCGCCACGTGAAGCAGAAGATCGACTACTGGGGTGCTGCCGCCATCACGCTGGCCATTGTTCCGCTGTTGCTGGTGGCCGAGCAGGGCCGCACGTGGGGATGGACCTCCGGGGCTGCCTGGCTTTGCTACGCCTTGGGAGTGATCGGCATCGTGGCGTTCCTGCTGGCTGAGAAGCGGGCCGGGGACTACGCCCTGATTCCGTTGCGCCTGTTCAAGAACACCACGTTCGGATTGTCTTCCCTGTTGAACTTCATCATTGGCATTGGCATGTTCGGTGCGATCGCCATGCTGCCCATGTACTTGCAACTGGTCAAGGGACTCACCCCCACTGAGGCCGGCCTGATGATGATCACTTTCACG includes:
- a CDS encoding FG-GAP repeat domain-containing protein — its product is MANYSARFRTRHLRILALILTVMLAGLLQHSTAAEASTSETQSAAVKAYVWPPDPAFLKLAAATTAPLPVSGEMRVNFTVARPATRLTIVMVDPSQATEIFLHWRMPADGEPQESGSVVRTVNENDAAGKYTLRQAAVDFADGSNTTIKPRKYGGDKSATDDFPKAAFEVNNPAVRLQQNVNLAPAFVEGVPETGIWARANLGKWQGSVSHADYQWMRNGVDHERKTYDYDFSSFDVGSVVSFRAVIYAPGYLPTETVSKAAGPIIEPRRPKVLGEGAVGSILRTDFSLAEVPVPSGAKPVVTYRWVGPPYAERPGGATYRPTPQDQAHNYPNHYVAAEVTVSSGWDTLRLVTSQWKENIKDSHWSSGFDGDGTTDVLARDQSGLLSMYPTSTQGGWLAPRVIGQGWSGMTSIIKTGDLDRDGRNDVVARDAAGRLFLYPGNGLGGWLQQRQIGTGWNVFNTIFAATSTNGDGGHSGIYGRDANGTLWYFASYSGGGLAYAGYPVGTGWNMFNTVFPAGDFNGDGVEDLMGRTPSGLLYSYRLNGSSIDQTQVIGNGWQVMARIGAAGDFNADGHQDIYGIDYSGRMHMYYGNGAGGWKGSAIVGWGWGGFTAVF
- a CDS encoding MFS transporter yields the protein MSLSDLPGPVPDPAAIRGGNTTALAEPVDRVRPLWVTGVVLVNLGINAAFFAPLQVLLGQQAAHFDEGQKEAILALVTGCGAAVSMVANPLFGAFSDRTTSRFGRRIPWVLMGAVLGAVALVALAGAPNVAVMALLWCLVQAGANAMYAAITAAVPDRVPVPQRGTVGGLAAMGQTVGILAGAVIAAVVAGDYAAGYWVCAAALLAGVVLYLFKGDDQPLPAGRRPAFALAAFLKGFWISPKRYPDFAWAWLTRFLVSTGNHMITLYLLFFLTDAVRLKETEGIDPEFGVLVLTGLYAVTVVITSVVGGRLSDRMGKRKPLVIASSVVIALASLILAFSPTWVGGLLGAVVLGIGFGAYLAVDFALITQVLPTAIDRGRDLGVINIANSLPQVVAPLIALPFVSLWGGYVSLYIAAAVIGLLGAVFVVKIKSVA
- the rraA gene encoding ribonuclease E activity regulator RraA — encoded protein: MATEQQNTADLYDERGDELASISIQFQDLGGNTHFSGPARTVRCFQDNALVKSILNSPGEGAVLVVDGHASLHTALMGDMIAESAVANGWAGVVINGAIRDREAIARLPLGVKALGSNPRKSSKAGTGEVDVDVILDSVRIRPGVMIYCDLDGILVEH
- a CDS encoding MDR family MFS transporter is translated as MSETKPVRAAGEVLTHRQTLTVMVGLMLGMFLSSLDQTIVSTSIYTIANDLDGLSLQAWATTAYLITSTVSTPLYGKLSDIFGRRPLYLTAIVIFLAGSLYAGSVHSMTELAIARGIQGLGAGGLLALALTIIGDIVALKDRAKYQGYFMSVFGISSVLGPVIGGAFAGASNILGFDGWRWVFFINLPIGIAALVVVFLYLHLPVRHVKQKIDYWGAAAITLAIVPLLLVAEQGRTWGWTSGAAWLCYALGVIGIVAFLLAEKRAGDYALIPLRLFKNTTFGLSSLLNFIIGIGMFGAIAMLPMYLQLVKGLTPTEAGLMMITFTVGILFGSISAGRTISSSGVYRIFPILGTAVLAGAATVMGLVLGVDTGLWVPGLIAVFFGVGLGFCMQPLTLAMQVSVPPKDMGVGTSTAAFFRSMGGAVGTAVFISMLFSTAADKIADGMKTAAATPDYQAVMRDPAVASDPANAKLFDFFKNGATNDSLNDTSWLHSANSTLTRPITEGFAQAIDVVMLTAAGLMIIAFLISFALPNKKLTDPKAAAKDSVPAH